The following coding sequences are from one Dermacentor andersoni chromosome 5, qqDerAnde1_hic_scaffold, whole genome shotgun sequence window:
- the LOC126531747 gene encoding calmodulin-like protein 4, with product MARYFREQDIDEFRDCFYLNAHSGQIRTLDELTLIMRSLGLSPTITELKKYYKDKGGKISFADFLEIMHAHSEKESIPDEIVKAFRASDRSGSGQISGRELRRILLNWGEKLTPREVEAIFREARISPNGPVQYNDLVRVVCAPVPDYY from the exons ATG GCGAGATATTTCAGAGAACAAGACATTGATG AGTTCCGGGACTGCTTTTATCTGAATGCACATTCTGGACAAATTCGCACCCTCGACGAGCTTACCTTGATCATGCGGTCACTGGGGCTAAGTCCTACAATTACGGAGCTTAAGAAGTATTATAAAGATAAAG GAGGCAAGATCTCATTTGCAGACTTCTTGGAGATCATGCATGCACATAGTGAAAAGGAAAGCATACCGGATGAGATCGTCAAAGCCTTTCGAGCCAGCGACAGATCTGGATCTGGTCAGATCTCGGGGAGAGAGCTACGGCGCATTCTCCTCAACTGGGGAGAGAAGTTGACACCGCGTGAAG TGGAAGCGATATTTCGAGAGGCCCGTATTTCACCAAATGGCCCTGTCCAGTACAATGACTTGGTACGGGTCGTTTGCGCACCAGTGCCCGACTACTACTGA